One Paroedura picta isolate Pp20150507F chromosome 3, Ppicta_v3.0, whole genome shotgun sequence genomic window carries:
- the LOC143833340 gene encoding uncharacterized protein LOC143833340: MIRCTLHLPPPFCSATSKSNMESSSQASSVPATGRGPTWRDAEIRDLIGIFSEEKIQDAFQSSHRNREVFEQVAIKMRALGHNRTGLECRSKTKTMRAEYMRAVNHNKGSGNEKVTCPYFEEQRQLYGDGEGSGRPKRVGRSLKVVRKPAAPVEEPPAEEDPGEGTSSSFRPPPPVQQRAAESVTLDLIAIVPGEPEEAPEQTPLASETQLPGTGPLESPAAPDVDSDSGASTNIDFIPGTQEEEQPRVLGPPARRRRIQIQDEVLSDEEEEPPLAPGSPPPRGALPAEERLTRERGRLRRVSVLTSVGERLLEHCYEESRRAAAADQAMLTLIAQEGRKLRAVLRETNQILREGVEEVRLIRRLMERAVAVMERAYPPQIAPPPPPTPTPPLPAPTPPTPSQNASTQTRRRTILGKRKIKPADKYSPS, encoded by the exons atgatccgttgcaccctgcacctcccaccaccattttgctcagctactagcaaaagcaacatggaatcgtcttctcaagcctcgtccgtccctgcaaccggccgtggcccaacttggagggacgcggagatcagggacctgatcgggattttctcggaggagaaaatccaggacgcgttccagtcctcccacaggaatagggaggtttttgaacaagtggctattaagatgcgcgccctgggccacaacaggaccggccttgaatgccggtcgaagaccaagacaatgagggcagagtacatgagagccgtgaaccataacaagggttccggcaacgaaaaggtgacctgcccctacttcgaggagcagcgccagctgtacggggacggggaaggatccggcaggccgaagcgcgtcggccggagccttaaggtggttcggaagccggctgccccggtcgaggaaccacccgctgaggaggatcccggcgagggaacctcctccagctttcgccctccaccccccgtccagcaacgagccgcggaatcggtaacgctggacctgatcgccatcgttcctggggagccagaggaggctcctgagcaaacgccccttgcctccg agacacagttgccagggacggggcccctagagtctccagcagcacctgacgtggatagtgattcgggggcatcaactaacattg atttcatacccggaacacaggaggaggaacagcctagggtgcttggacctcctgcccggcgcaggcggatacagattcaagatg aggttctttcagatgaggaggaggaaccacccctggctccaggcagcccaccacctagaggtgcgctcccagcagaggagaggcttacgagggaacgcggcaggctgaggcgcgtctccgtcttgacaagcgtgggagagaggctccttgagcactgctatgaggagtcacggcgtgccgcggccgctgaccaagccatgctcacactcattgcccaggaggggagaaaattgagggcagtccttagagagacaaaccaaatcctacgcgaaggcgtggaggaggtgcgtctgataaggagactcatggagagggctgtagcggtcatggaaagggcctaccctccacaaatcgcccccccaccaccacccacaccaacaccaccacttccagcacccaccccaccgactccctctcagaatgcctccacccaaacaagaaggaggactattctcggaaagagaaaaataaaaccagcagacaagtactccccctcctag